The following coding sequences lie in one Amycolatopsis cihanbeyliensis genomic window:
- a CDS encoding DUF6008 family protein — protein sequence MGGTPSTLDTLGAVLLGLWAVVMWAAVAVLAYANRGTVRPWLFRASAGVIILGIVGQLGHVQEHFAQVGYWVAHPNERPWMTPWGTGLADGLGVVDMSKPSLGMEILHMTGNFIFLAGLVGVMLITKRALNTRARKWGRMGVWMQGIHGIEHVVLTLSVALGANQAIGMSTFFGFLDPGPGLWTYRIWWHFVANVVGTVIFAIAVYHLWRERHTVEATYRTRGTSTAPAGSAEPELVGSVPGKAND from the coding sequence GTGGGTGGTACTCCTTCGACCCTGGACACACTCGGGGCAGTGTTACTCGGGTTATGGGCCGTCGTCATGTGGGCCGCGGTCGCCGTGCTGGCGTACGCGAACCGCGGCACCGTTCGGCCCTGGCTGTTCCGTGCCTCGGCCGGCGTGATCATCCTCGGAATCGTCGGCCAACTGGGTCACGTTCAGGAGCATTTCGCGCAGGTGGGCTACTGGGTGGCGCATCCGAACGAGCGGCCCTGGATGACCCCGTGGGGCACCGGTCTCGCGGACGGGCTCGGCGTGGTGGACATGTCCAAGCCGTCGCTCGGCATGGAGATCCTGCACATGACCGGAAACTTCATCTTCCTCGCCGGGCTGGTCGGCGTCATGCTGATCACCAAGCGAGCGCTGAACACCAGGGCGCGCAAGTGGGGCAGGATGGGCGTGTGGATGCAAGGCATCCATGGCATCGAGCACGTGGTGCTGACCCTGTCCGTCGCGCTGGGCGCCAATCAGGCCATCGGGATGTCGACCTTCTTCGGTTTCCTCGACCCCGGCCCCGGGCTGTGGACCTACCGGATCTGGTGGCACTTCGTGGCCAACGTCGTGGGCACCGTCATCTTCGCCATCGCCGTCTACCACCTGTGGCGGGAGCGCCACACGGTCGAGGCGACCTATCGCACCCGCGGGACGTCGACCGCGCCGGCCGGTTCGGCGGAGCCGGAACTTGTCGGGTCCGTGCCGGGAAAGGCGAACGACTGA
- a CDS encoding M14 family zinc carboxypeptidase — protein sequence MLRRLLPLAMGLALLAPPAVALAETQQDEPAPADAGVYLVQGADTRDERTSVVRTGAAIDEIGADHVLVSALPGEVAAIRDLGFAVTRQARAMDFPPSDSGYHNYDELRTELDRIAGEHPDLVELGSIGESYEGRELPVMKISDNVATDEDEPEVLFTANQHAREHLTAEMALYLANLLTDSHGTDSQITRLVNQREVWIIPMANPDGVEYDVATGQYRSWRKNREPNGGSTGTDLNRNWDYKWGCCGGSSGNPASNTYRGPSAESSPEVSAIADFVRGRVVGGEQQITAHIDFHTYGELVLWPMGYTYDDTGPDMPRDAHDTFVEIGREMAATNNYTPQQSSDLYITDGSVNDWMWAVQDIFSYTFEMYPRGSNPGFYPPDEVIDRETSRNREAALSLIDYADCPYRAIGKQDQYCGSDEPGAPTAEFTAQCAEAEPSCTFDASASRDSEGTIESFEWNFGDGETGTGVRPEHTYPQPGEYTVTLTVTDDEGNTDEATRTVTAGTPPDTGEPPAAAFTVDCYYDECSFDASGSTDPDRDIESYTWDFGDGRSGAGTGPSHRYPPESASYTVELTVTDAAGHSDTATRPVQCWNFGSRAFCFAG from the coding sequence ATGCTCCGAAGACTGCTTCCCCTCGCCATGGGGCTCGCGCTACTGGCGCCACCGGCGGTCGCCCTCGCCGAGACCCAGCAGGACGAGCCGGCCCCCGCCGACGCCGGGGTCTATCTGGTGCAGGGAGCGGACACCAGGGACGAGCGCACGAGTGTCGTGCGTACCGGTGCCGCGATCGACGAGATCGGCGCGGACCACGTCCTGGTCTCCGCGTTGCCCGGCGAGGTGGCCGCGATCAGGGATCTCGGTTTCGCGGTCACCCGGCAGGCGAGGGCGATGGACTTCCCGCCGTCGGATTCCGGCTACCACAACTACGACGAGCTGCGCACCGAGCTCGACCGGATCGCGGGTGAACACCCGGACCTCGTCGAGCTCGGCAGCATCGGCGAGTCGTACGAGGGCCGCGAGCTGCCGGTGATGAAGATCAGTGACAACGTGGCGACGGACGAGGACGAGCCGGAGGTGCTGTTCACGGCCAACCAGCACGCCCGCGAGCACCTCACCGCAGAAATGGCGCTGTACCTGGCGAATCTGCTCACCGACTCGCACGGCACCGACAGCCAGATCACCCGCCTGGTGAACCAGCGGGAGGTCTGGATCATCCCGATGGCCAACCCCGATGGTGTCGAGTACGACGTGGCCACCGGCCAGTACCGCTCCTGGCGGAAGAACCGGGAGCCGAACGGCGGGTCGACCGGCACCGACCTGAACCGCAACTGGGACTACAAGTGGGGCTGCTGCGGCGGTTCCTCCGGCAACCCGGCGAGCAACACCTACCGCGGCCCCAGTGCCGAGTCGTCCCCCGAGGTGAGCGCGATCGCGGACTTCGTGCGCGGCCGGGTCGTCGGCGGCGAACAGCAGATCACCGCGCATATCGACTTCCACACCTACGGCGAGCTCGTGCTGTGGCCGATGGGCTACACCTACGACGACACCGGCCCTGACATGCCGCGGGACGCGCACGACACGTTCGTCGAGATCGGCAGGGAGATGGCGGCCACCAACAACTACACGCCGCAGCAGTCCAGCGACCTCTACATCACCGACGGCTCGGTCAACGACTGGATGTGGGCGGTGCAGGACATCTTCTCCTACACCTTCGAGATGTACCCGCGTGGTTCGAACCCCGGTTTCTACCCACCGGACGAGGTGATCGACCGGGAGACCTCGCGCAACCGGGAGGCCGCGCTCTCCCTGATCGACTATGCCGACTGCCCCTACCGCGCCATCGGCAAGCAGGACCAGTACTGCGGCTCGGACGAGCCGGGGGCACCCACCGCCGAGTTCACCGCGCAGTGCGCGGAGGCCGAGCCGTCCTGCACTTTCGACGCGAGCGCGTCGCGGGACTCCGAGGGCACGATCGAGTCCTTCGAGTGGAACTTCGGGGACGGCGAGACCGGCACCGGGGTGCGCCCGGAACACACCTACCCGCAGCCGGGTGAGTACACCGTGACGTTGACGGTGACCGATGACGAGGGCAACACCGACGAGGCGACCCGGACGGTCACCGCGGGCACCCCACCGGACACCGGGGAACCGCCCGCGGCCGCGTTCACCGTCGACTGCTACTACGACGAGTGTTCCTTCGACGCCTCCGGTAGCACCGACCCCGACAGGGACATCGAGTCCTACACCTGGGACTTCGGGGACGGCCGGTCGGGTGCGGGCACCGGCCCGAGCCACCGCTACCCGCCGGAGTCCGCCTCGTACACCGTCGAGCTGACCGTAACCGATGCGGCGGGCCACAGCGACACCGCCACCCGCCCCGTGCAGTGTTGGAACTTCGGCAGCAGGGCCTTCTGCTTCGCCGGCTGA
- a CDS encoding SDR family oxidoreductase, with protein MRCVVFGATGYIGGRLIPELLRAGHEVRAVARDTGKLAEAPWRDQAEVVHGDVTDPASVGAALEGQEVAYYLVHALHQHDFVARDRAAAATVASRARAAGVGRIIYLGGLTPDSAELSSHLASRAEVGRILLESGVPTIVLRAAVILGSGSASFEMLRHLTERLPMMVTPRWVHNRVQPIAVRDVLHYLVRAAALEGEINRGFDIGGPDVLSYLDMMRRYALVAGLPRRLVIPVPMLTPWLSAQWVNLVTPVPRSIAVPLIESLVHEVVCADDDISAYIPAPDAGRISCDRAIELALGRIRDADVPTRWSDAAILGAPSGPLPSDPAWAGGTLYEDVRERSTSAEVRILWQVIESIGGEHGWYSFPLAWSVRGWIDRLLGGVGLRRGRRDPRYLHLGEALDWWRVEYLDRPHELRLRAEMRLPGRAWLELSAVPDPAGGARYRQRAVFEPHGLAGHLYWKAIAPFHGLIFGGMVRNITNTAERRGIPAG; from the coding sequence ATGCGGTGTGTGGTGTTCGGCGCTACCGGCTATATCGGCGGCAGGTTGATCCCGGAGCTCCTGCGGGCCGGGCATGAGGTGCGAGCGGTGGCGCGGGACACCGGGAAGCTGGCCGAGGCACCGTGGCGGGACCAGGCCGAGGTCGTGCACGGTGACGTCACCGATCCGGCCAGTGTGGGCGCCGCCCTGGAGGGGCAGGAGGTCGCTTACTACCTGGTACATGCGCTGCACCAGCACGACTTCGTAGCGCGCGATCGCGCCGCCGCGGCGACAGTGGCTTCACGCGCCCGCGCGGCCGGAGTCGGCCGGATCATCTATCTCGGGGGTCTCACGCCGGACAGCGCGGAACTCTCGTCCCATCTCGCCTCGCGCGCCGAGGTAGGGCGGATCCTGCTCGAGTCCGGGGTGCCGACGATCGTGCTGCGGGCGGCGGTGATCCTGGGGTCCGGGTCGGCCAGCTTCGAGATGCTGCGCCATCTCACCGAACGACTCCCGATGATGGTCACCCCACGGTGGGTGCACAACCGGGTCCAGCCGATCGCGGTACGTGACGTCCTGCACTACCTGGTCCGCGCGGCCGCGCTTGAGGGTGAGATCAATCGCGGCTTCGACATCGGGGGACCGGACGTACTGTCCTACCTGGACATGATGCGCCGCTATGCCCTGGTCGCCGGCCTGCCGCGCCGGCTGGTGATTCCGGTTCCGATGCTCACGCCGTGGCTGTCCGCGCAGTGGGTCAACCTTGTCACGCCCGTGCCGCGCAGCATCGCGGTGCCGCTGATCGAGTCCCTGGTGCACGAGGTGGTCTGCGCGGATGACGACATCTCCGCCTACATCCCCGCCCCCGACGCGGGACGGATCTCTTGTGATCGCGCGATCGAGCTGGCGCTGGGCCGCATCCGCGACGCCGACGTACCCACCAGGTGGTCGGACGCGGCCATCCTGGGCGCGCCGTCGGGACCGCTGCCATCCGATCCCGCATGGGCAGGCGGCACCCTGTACGAGGACGTCCGCGAACGCTCGACCTCCGCCGAGGTCCGGATCCTGTGGCAGGTCATCGAGTCGATCGGTGGCGAGCACGGCTGGTACTCCTTCCCCCTCGCCTGGTCGGTGCGCGGCTGGATCGACCGGCTGCTCGGCGGGGTCGGCCTGCGCCGTGGGCGCCGCGACCCGCGGTACCTGCACCTGGGCGAGGCCCTCGACTGGTGGCGGGTGGAGTACCTGGACCGGCCGCACGAACTCCGGTTGCGCGCCGAGATGCGGCTGCCCGGGCGCGCCTGGCTGGAGCTGTCCGCCGTGCCGGATCCCGCGGGTGGCGCGAGGTACCGGCAGCGCGCCGTCTTCGAACCGCACGGGCTGGCCGGGCATCTTTACTGGAAAGCCATCGCGCCCTTCCACGGGCTGATCTTCGGCGGGATGGTTCGCAACATCACCAACACGGCCGAGCGCCGGGGCATCCCGGCGGGCTAG
- a CDS encoding ArsR/SmtB family transcription factor, producing the protein MHAFDVLGDPVRRRILELLVEGEMTSGAMCAVIVEEFGITQPAVSQHLKVLRDNGFATVRPDGARRLYAVDAEPLRDVDVWLDRFRRCWTPHRDPASSP; encoded by the coding sequence GTGCATGCGTTCGACGTACTCGGTGATCCGGTCCGCCGCAGGATCCTCGAGCTGCTGGTCGAGGGGGAGATGACATCCGGCGCGATGTGTGCGGTGATCGTCGAGGAGTTCGGGATCACCCAGCCCGCCGTGTCGCAACATCTGAAGGTGTTGCGTGACAACGGTTTCGCGACAGTGCGGCCGGATGGTGCCCGCCGGTTGTACGCGGTGGACGCCGAGCCGCTGCGGGATGTGGACGTGTGGCTCGACCGCTTTCGGCGCTGCTGGACCCCGCATCGGGACCCCGCCTCATCACCGTGA
- a CDS encoding RNA polymerase sigma factor, translating into MTSPAEPTDAHLVELVLGGDHAAFAAIYDRYADRLHDFCVSILRNREDAADAVQDTFLLAAERLSQLGDARRLRPWLYAVARNAALRRARDRSRYAPEADMADNPDTGPVPQQAAEQAAVRDLVWSAAAGLSDRDRTLLDLHLRHGLDGAELAEAVGVGAGHAYVLLNRLRGQLERSLGALLIARLGRRDCTGLAALLRDWDGRFSPLVRKRVARHVDGCETCGERKRRTLSPVALLAAVPLVPAPTLLRDRVLGQVEPVAQVRDPRSDEPPPPRSGRRRVLAAGAALVVLTGTGVWLGTRDATTPELAGEATPGAAGTSGPASPAAAPPPTPSDSVAPAGPSGTTTLTRSATAPTSDAGRPDTTGPAFLHQSVHPPRVGVRGCPNDRADVRAEVDDDSGVEKVRLDWTDPDGRSGGAELLATEGSWRGTLGPFPRRGRVRWQLTATDQAGNTGTGTPGSLTVFACAPGTSTPNRVN; encoded by the coding sequence ATGACCTCACCTGCCGAGCCAACCGATGCCCACCTTGTGGAGCTCGTCCTCGGCGGCGACCACGCCGCCTTCGCCGCGATCTACGACCGGTACGCCGACCGGCTGCACGACTTCTGCGTCTCGATCCTGCGCAATCGGGAGGACGCCGCCGACGCGGTGCAGGACACCTTCCTGCTGGCCGCGGAACGGCTTTCCCAGCTCGGTGACGCGCGGCGACTCCGGCCCTGGCTGTACGCCGTGGCGCGCAACGCGGCCCTGCGCAGGGCGCGGGACCGAAGCCGGTACGCCCCGGAGGCGGACATGGCGGACAACCCCGACACCGGACCGGTACCGCAGCAGGCCGCCGAGCAGGCCGCGGTGCGTGATCTGGTGTGGAGCGCGGCCGCCGGACTGTCCGATCGCGACCGCACTCTGCTGGACCTGCACCTGCGGCACGGGTTGGACGGTGCCGAGCTCGCCGAGGCGGTCGGTGTGGGCGCGGGGCACGCCTACGTGCTGCTGAACCGGCTGCGCGGTCAGCTCGAACGCTCGCTCGGCGCACTGCTCATCGCCCGGCTGGGCAGGCGGGACTGCACCGGGCTGGCCGCGTTGCTGCGGGACTGGGACGGCCGGTTCTCCCCGCTGGTACGCAAACGGGTCGCCCGGCATGTGGACGGCTGCGAGACCTGCGGGGAGCGCAAGCGGCGCACGCTCAGCCCGGTGGCCCTGCTGGCCGCGGTGCCGCTGGTGCCGGCGCCCACCCTGCTCCGCGACCGGGTGCTGGGCCAGGTGGAGCCGGTGGCCCAGGTACGGGATCCCCGATCCGACGAGCCGCCGCCACCGCGTTCCGGCCGCCGCCGGGTGCTGGCGGCCGGGGCCGCGCTGGTCGTGCTCACCGGCACGGGAGTGTGGCTGGGCACCAGGGATGCGACGACTCCGGAGCTGGCCGGAGAGGCGACCCCGGGTGCGGCAGGTACCTCGGGACCGGCGTCCCCGGCCGCCGCGCCGCCTCCCACGCCGTCCGACTCGGTCGCCCCGGCCGGGCCCTCCGGCACGACCACCCTCACCCGGAGCGCGACGGCCCCGACCTCGGATGCCGGGCGGCCGGACACCACCGGCCCGGCCTTCCTGCACCAGTCCGTCCACCCGCCGCGGGTCGGCGTCCGGGGCTGCCCGAACGACCGGGCCGACGTACGCGCCGAGGTCGACGACGACTCCGGCGTCGAGAAGGTGCGCCTGGACTGGACCGACCCGGACGGCCGGAGCGGAGGCGCCGAACTGCTCGCGACGGAGGGGTCGTGGCGAGGAACGCTGGGGCCGTTCCCGCGGCGCGGGCGGGTGCGCTGGCAGCTGACCGCCACCGACCAGGCCGGGAACACCGGCACCGGCACCCCCGGGTCACTGACCGTGTTCGCGTGTGCCCCCGGCACGTCGACCCCGAACCGGGTCAACTGA
- a CDS encoding AfsR/SARP family transcriptional regulator, producing the protein MSTTAEREYPRLRTLGGFTLYRTGRPVRAGEWRSRKARELLILLVARRHESIRRERVSELLWPGTDPASCRNRLSVALCTVRGMLDPRRQWAPDIFVTTYADAVRLTNLPVDAYEFLAGARRALRAHQAGAELAYCLLLAADAAYTGDFCTGDPCLEYAVPLREEVRATHVAVLRALASAAADIDDTERQHRCFLRLLEHDPFDEFAQVGLVRLLRAQRRLGEASRRYAHYARRMAELGCRPRPLAELA; encoded by the coding sequence ATGAGCACGACTGCCGAGCGGGAGTACCCCCGCCTGCGGACCCTCGGCGGGTTCACCCTGTACCGCACGGGCAGGCCGGTCCGGGCCGGGGAATGGCGGTCACGGAAGGCCCGCGAGCTGCTGATCCTGTTGGTGGCGCGCCGCCACGAGTCGATCCGCCGGGAGCGGGTGTCCGAACTGCTCTGGCCGGGAACAGACCCGGCCTCCTGCCGCAACCGGCTCTCCGTCGCGCTGTGCACGGTCCGTGGCATGCTCGATCCGCGGCGGCAGTGGGCGCCGGACATCTTCGTCACCACCTACGCCGACGCGGTTCGGCTGACGAACCTGCCGGTGGACGCCTACGAGTTCCTGGCAGGGGCCCGGCGCGCGCTGCGCGCCCATCAGGCGGGAGCCGAGCTGGCCTATTGCCTGCTGCTCGCCGCGGACGCGGCGTACACAGGGGACTTCTGTACCGGCGACCCCTGCCTGGAGTACGCCGTCCCGCTGCGCGAGGAGGTGCGGGCCACACACGTGGCCGTGCTCCGCGCGCTGGCGAGCGCCGCGGCGGACATCGACGACACCGAGCGGCAGCACCGGTGCTTCCTCCGGTTGCTGGAACACGATCCGTTCGACGAGTTCGCCCAGGTAGGCCTGGTGCGGTTGCTGCGAGCGCAGCGGCGGCTCGGCGAGGCGAGCAGGCGTTACGCGCACTACGCCCGCCGGATGGCCGAGCTGGGTTGCCGACCCCGCCCACTGGCCGAGCTGGCCTGA
- a CDS encoding o-succinylbenzoate synthase, with the protein MTIEIDPGSARCYAIGMRSRFRGITVREGMVLSGPVGWAEFCPFAEYDDRESAPWLAAAVEQCTVGWPEPVRDRVPVNCTVPAVGPERALRIVQAARCRTAKVKVADHPGSLAEDLARVEAVRAALGPGGALRVDANGAWDVDTAVHRIRLLDKAAGGLEYVEQPCRSVDELASVRRRVDVRIAADESIRRAEDPMRVALAGAADVAVLKCAPLGGVRRALRIAEAAGLPCVVSSALETSIGLAAQLALAGALPELDFACGLGTLSLLDGDLVPGTAALRPVDGYLTVPGTPPAPDPGLLDRHELSDPDRAAWWRRRLDRVRAELGDLGEPPTR; encoded by the coding sequence ATGACCATCGAGATCGACCCCGGTTCCGCCCGCTGTTACGCGATCGGGATGCGCAGCCGGTTCCGCGGGATCACCGTGCGCGAGGGCATGGTGCTCTCCGGGCCGGTGGGCTGGGCGGAGTTCTGCCCGTTCGCCGAGTACGACGATCGTGAGTCGGCGCCGTGGCTGGCCGCCGCCGTCGAGCAGTGCACCGTGGGGTGGCCCGAGCCGGTACGGGATCGGGTTCCGGTCAACTGCACGGTTCCCGCGGTCGGGCCCGAACGCGCCCTGCGGATCGTCCAGGCCGCACGCTGCCGCACCGCCAAGGTGAAGGTGGCCGACCATCCCGGGTCCCTTGCCGAGGATCTCGCCAGGGTGGAAGCCGTCCGGGCAGCGCTGGGCCCCGGCGGCGCGCTTCGGGTGGATGCCAACGGTGCCTGGGACGTGGATACCGCGGTGCACCGCATCCGGCTGCTCGACAAGGCGGCGGGCGGCCTGGAGTACGTCGAGCAGCCCTGCCGGTCCGTCGACGAGCTCGCCTCCGTGCGCCGCCGGGTGGATGTGCGGATCGCCGCCGACGAGTCCATCCGCCGCGCGGAGGACCCGATGCGGGTCGCACTCGCGGGCGCCGCCGATGTGGCGGTGCTCAAGTGCGCCCCGCTGGGCGGGGTGCGACGCGCGCTGCGGATCGCCGAGGCCGCGGGGCTGCCGTGCGTGGTCTCCTCCGCGCTGGAGACCAGCATCGGTCTCGCGGCCCAACTCGCCCTCGCCGGGGCCCTGCCTGAGCTGGACTTCGCCTGCGGGCTCGGCACACTGTCCTTGTTGGACGGTGACCTGGTCCCGGGCACCGCGGCGCTGCGGCCGGTGGACGGCTACCTCACGGTGCCGGGGACGCCGCCGGCACCGGACCCCGGCCTGCTGGACCGGCATGAGCTCAGCGACCCCGACCGGGCGGCCTGGTGGCGACGCAGACTCGACCGGGTGCGTGCCGAACTGGGCGACCTCGGCGAGCCGCCCACCCGTTGA
- a CDS encoding WhiB family transcriptional regulator, with product MDTTITDWRHRAACRDEDPELFFPVSDVGPAAAQAAQAKAVCARCPVRALCLRYALDNGLDYGIYGGTTERERRDLVRRARRAHAA from the coding sequence ATGGACACCACGATAACCGATTGGCGGCATCGTGCCGCCTGCCGGGATGAGGATCCCGAGTTGTTCTTTCCGGTTTCCGATGTGGGGCCCGCCGCCGCGCAGGCCGCGCAGGCGAAGGCCGTATGCGCCCGGTGCCCGGTACGGGCCCTGTGCCTGCGGTACGCATTGGACAACGGTCTGGACTACGGGATCTACGGCGGCACCACCGAGCGCGAGCGGCGAGATCTCGTCCGCCGGGCGCGCCGCGCACACGCCGCCTGA
- a CDS encoding Hsp20/alpha crystallin family protein, producing the protein MLMRTDPFRELDRLTQQFFGANGTATRPAVMPMDAYRSGEHYVVQFDLPGVRPDSIDLDVERNVLTVKAERQPNYEDTSEVQVAERPRGVFSRQLFLGETLDTDRIEANYEAGVLTLRIPVLERAKPRKIAVSGTDQARQLDA; encoded by the coding sequence ATGTTGATGCGGACGGACCCGTTCCGGGAGCTGGACCGGTTGACCCAGCAGTTCTTCGGAGCCAACGGCACCGCGACGCGCCCCGCGGTGATGCCGATGGACGCGTACCGCTCAGGTGAGCACTACGTCGTCCAGTTCGACCTGCCGGGCGTGCGCCCGGACTCGATCGACCTCGATGTCGAGCGCAACGTGCTGACCGTCAAGGCGGAGCGGCAGCCCAACTACGAGGACACCAGCGAGGTCCAGGTGGCCGAGCGGCCCCGCGGCGTGTTCTCCCGGCAGCTGTTCCTCGGCGAGACGCTGGACACCGACAGGATCGAGGCCAACTACGAGGCAGGCGTGCTGACCCTGCGCATTCCGGTACTGGAGCGCGCGAAGCCGCGCAAGATCGCCGTCAGCGGCACGGACCAGGCCAGGCAGCTCGACGCCTGA
- a CDS encoding CaiB/BaiF CoA transferase family protein: MTERARPTGALSGILVADFSRVLAAPYATMLMADLGADVIKVERQGDGDDTRAWGPPFAGDQATYFLSVNRNKRSIALDLRAEQDLHRARELARRADVVIENFRPGTMAKYGLDYARVREANPGVVYCSVTGFGADAGADLPGYDLLAQAVGGLMSVTGPAPGEPVKVGVALVDVLTGLHATVGVLAALRHRERTGEGQLVELNLLGTLLSSMVNQSAAYTHTGVAPGIMGNRHPSIAPYAVFPAADRPLVVAVGNDRQFAALCKGIGRPELAEDPRFGTNSSRVAHVEELTTLLEEDLARRTATEWFDSLSPLGVPCGPVNDLAGAVELAQRLGLDPLVPNGTGDTGDTVANPINLSLTPPDYAVRPPRLGEHTADIAAWLDDPRAG; encoded by the coding sequence GTGACCGAACGGGCCCGGCCGACCGGCGCACTCTCCGGCATTCTCGTCGCGGACTTCTCCCGCGTGCTGGCCGCGCCCTACGCCACCATGTTGATGGCCGACCTCGGCGCGGACGTGATCAAGGTCGAGCGGCAGGGCGACGGGGACGACACCCGCGCCTGGGGGCCGCCGTTCGCCGGCGATCAGGCCACCTACTTCCTCTCGGTGAACCGCAACAAGCGGTCGATCGCCCTGGACCTACGGGCCGAGCAGGACCTGCACCGCGCCCGCGAACTGGCCCGCAGGGCCGATGTGGTGATCGAGAACTTCCGTCCGGGCACGATGGCCAAGTACGGCCTGGACTATGCCCGGGTGCGGGAGGCCAACCCGGGCGTCGTCTACTGCTCGGTAACCGGCTTCGGCGCTGACGCAGGGGCCGACCTGCCGGGGTACGACCTGCTGGCACAGGCGGTCGGCGGGCTGATGAGTGTCACCGGCCCGGCGCCGGGCGAGCCGGTGAAGGTCGGCGTGGCCCTGGTCGATGTGCTCACCGGGCTGCACGCCACCGTCGGCGTGCTCGCCGCGTTACGGCACCGGGAGCGCACCGGCGAGGGCCAGCTCGTCGAGCTGAACCTCCTCGGCACGCTGCTGTCCAGCATGGTCAACCAGAGCGCGGCCTACACGCACACCGGCGTCGCGCCCGGCATCATGGGCAACCGGCACCCTTCGATCGCCCCCTACGCGGTGTTCCCCGCCGCGGACCGCCCCCTCGTCGTCGCGGTGGGCAACGACCGGCAGTTCGCCGCATTGTGCAAGGGAATCGGCAGGCCGGAGCTGGCCGAGGACCCACGCTTCGGCACGAACAGCTCGCGGGTGGCACACGTCGAGGAGCTCACCACGCTCCTCGAGGAGGACCTGGCGCGGCGTACGGCGACCGAATGGTTCGACAGCCTCAGCCCGCTCGGCGTGCCCTGCGGCCCGGTGAACGACCTGGCCGGCGCGGTCGAGCTGGCGCAACGACTCGGCCTCGACCCGCTCGTGCCGAACGGCACGGGCGACACCGGCGACACGGTGGCCAACCCGATCAACCTGTCCCTGACCCCGCCCGACTACGCCGTTCGCCCGCCGCGGCTCGGCGAACACACCGCGGACATCGCCGCCTGGCTGGACGACCCACGGGCGGGCTAG
- a CDS encoding quaternary amine ABC transporter ATP-binding protein has product MIVTAIRTEGLYKIFGRRADEALRKLSDGASREDAVALGTTPAVIDVTFEVKPGEIFVVMGLSGSGKSTLIRMLNGLLTPTAGHVYVGGEDVAALEAGALRALRRDQMSMVFQHFALLPHRTVLENAAYPLKVRGVPTTERAEKAKAALEMVGLAGWDDRLPQQLSGGMKQRVGLARALAAETDIMLMDEAFSALDPLIRREMQDQLLELQHRLNKTIVFITHDLNEAMRLGDRIAMMRAGRVVQVGTAETILREPANDYVAQFVQDVDRARVLTASAVMEPAEAASPGNGQPTVPADALLIDVLPLSGQSTLPVSVLGDGGRQLGVIHRETLLRAMSAPAEIRQGEGGEVSHG; this is encoded by the coding sequence GTGATCGTGACTGCCATACGAACGGAAGGGCTCTACAAGATCTTCGGCCGTCGTGCCGATGAGGCGCTGCGCAAGCTGTCCGATGGCGCCAGCCGCGAGGACGCCGTCGCTCTCGGCACCACTCCGGCCGTCATCGACGTGACGTTCGAGGTCAAGCCCGGCGAGATCTTCGTCGTCATGGGCCTGTCCGGATCGGGTAAGTCCACCCTCATCCGGATGCTCAACGGCCTGCTGACCCCCACCGCGGGGCACGTCTACGTCGGCGGCGAGGACGTCGCCGCCCTGGAGGCCGGCGCGTTGCGCGCCCTGCGCAGGGACCAGATGAGCATGGTGTTCCAGCATTTCGCGCTGCTGCCACACCGGACGGTGCTGGAGAACGCCGCCTACCCACTGAAAGTGCGCGGGGTGCCGACCACCGAGCGCGCGGAGAAGGCGAAGGCCGCGCTGGAGATGGTCGGCCTCGCCGGGTGGGACGACCGGCTGCCGCAACAGCTCTCCGGCGGGATGAAACAGCGTGTCGGGCTGGCAAGGGCGTTGGCGGCGGAGACCGACATCATGCTGATGGACGAGGCGTTCTCCGCGCTGGACCCGCTGATTCGCCGCGAGATGCAGGATCAGCTGCTCGAACTCCAGCACCGGCTGAACAAGACGATCGTGTTCATCACCCACGACCTCAACGAGGCGATGCGTCTCGGCGACCGGATCGCGATGATGCGCGCCGGCAGGGTGGTGCAGGTCGGCACGGCGGAGACGATCCTGCGGGAGCCCGCCAACGACTACGTCGCCCAGTTCGTGCAGGACGTCGACCGCGCCCGGGTACTGACCGCGTCCGCGGTGATGGAGCCCGCCGAGGCCGCCTCCCCCGGCAACGGTCAGCCGACCGTGCCGGCCGACGCACTGCTCATCGACGTGTTGCCGCTGTCGGGGCAGAGCACGTTGCCGGTCTCCGTCCTCGGCGACGGTGGGCGCCAACTCGGTGTCATTCACCGCGAGACGCTGCTGCGCGCCATGTCCGCGCCGGCCGAGATCCGGCAGGGCGAGGGAGGGGAGGTCAGCCATGGATGA